One stretch of Mycobacteriales bacterium DNA includes these proteins:
- the ligD gene encoding non-homologous end-joining DNA ligase, translating into MASPFVELDVEGRTVKVTNPDRVYFPAIGATKLDVVNYYLSVGEGIVRALYERPCMLHRYPEGVQGVAGEKIYQKRIPKGAPDWVQTAEVSFPSGRTADELCVTELGAVAWAVQMSTVEFHPWHTRCTAVEQPDELRIDLDPQPGTGFAEAKQVAGIVHEVLDELGAVGWPKTSGNRGVHIYVRIKPDYGFREVRRAALAFAREVERRAPDRVTTAWWKEERGERIFVDFNQNAKDRTIAAAYSLRGFAHAPASAPVTWEELPDVETEDFTINTLPKRYAELGDVHAGIDDAVFGIEPLLEWADRDEADHGLGDAPYPPNYPKMPGEPPRVQPSKMNAANWTHES; encoded by the coding sequence ATGGCTTCCCCGTTCGTCGAGCTCGACGTCGAAGGGCGCACGGTCAAGGTCACCAACCCCGACCGCGTGTACTTCCCGGCGATCGGCGCGACGAAGCTCGACGTCGTCAACTACTACCTCTCGGTCGGCGAGGGCATCGTCCGGGCGCTCTACGAGCGGCCCTGCATGCTGCACCGCTATCCGGAAGGGGTGCAGGGCGTCGCGGGCGAGAAGATCTACCAGAAGCGGATCCCGAAGGGCGCGCCCGACTGGGTGCAGACCGCGGAGGTGTCCTTCCCGTCGGGCCGCACCGCCGACGAGCTGTGCGTGACCGAGCTCGGCGCGGTCGCCTGGGCCGTGCAGATGTCGACGGTCGAGTTCCACCCCTGGCACACCCGGTGTACGGCGGTGGAGCAGCCCGACGAGCTGCGCATCGACCTGGACCCGCAGCCGGGGACCGGCTTCGCCGAGGCGAAGCAGGTGGCGGGCATCGTCCACGAGGTGCTCGACGAACTCGGCGCGGTCGGGTGGCCGAAGACGTCGGGCAACCGCGGCGTGCACATCTACGTCCGCATCAAGCCCGACTACGGCTTCCGTGAGGTACGCCGGGCCGCCCTGGCCTTCGCCCGGGAGGTTGAGCGCCGCGCGCCGGACCGGGTGACGACCGCCTGGTGGAAGGAAGAGCGCGGCGAGCGGATCTTCGTGGACTTCAACCAGAACGCGAAGGACCGCACGATCGCGGCGGCGTACTCGCTGCGCGGGTTCGCCCACGCGCCGGCTTCCGCGCCGGTGACGTGGGAGGAGCTGCCGGACGTCGAGACCGAGGACTTCACCATCAACACGCTGCCGAAGCGGTACGCCGAGCTCGGTGATGTCCACGCCGGCATCGACGACGCGGTGTTCGGGATCGAGCCGCTGCTGGAGTGGGCCGACCGCGACGAGGCCGACCACGGCCTGGGTGACGCGCCGTACCCGCCGAACTATCCCAAGATGCCGGGCGAGCCGCCGCGGGTGCAGCCGAGCAAGATGAACGCCGCCAACTGGACTCACGAGTCGTGA
- the msrB gene encoding peptide-methionine (R)-S-oxide reductase MsrB: MTHEVEKTDEQWRAELSPEEYAVLRQAGTERPGTGPLLHEHRTGIFRCRACGNVLFMSDTKFESGSGWPSFYDPANSDAVELLDDSSHGMKRTEVRCKRCGSHLGHVFDDAPQTPTGERYCMNSLSLTFDPAD, translated from the coding sequence ATGACACACGAGGTCGAGAAGACGGACGAGCAATGGCGGGCTGAGCTCTCCCCGGAGGAGTACGCCGTACTCCGTCAGGCGGGCACCGAACGCCCCGGGACCGGACCGCTGCTGCACGAGCACCGCACCGGCATCTTCCGCTGCCGGGCCTGCGGCAACGTGCTGTTCATGAGCGACACCAAGTTCGAGTCCGGCAGCGGCTGGCCGTCGTTCTACGACCCGGCGAACTCCGATGCCGTCGAGCTGCTCGACGACAGCTCCCACGGCATGAAGCGCACCGAGGTCCGCTGCAAGCGGTGCGGGTCTCACCTCGGCCACGTCTTCGACGACGCGCCACAGACGCCGACCGGCGAGCGCTACTGCATGAACAGCCTCAGCCTGACCTTCGACCCGGCCGACTGA
- the hemQ gene encoding hydrogen peroxide-dependent heme synthase, which produces MADGRSPGKRAKDLNETISYTMWSVFKVTDRLAADGRDGVARDLDTLLEQLEEKGVVTRGLYDVSGFRADADLMLWWVAPTSDDLQEAWSRFRASALGRSCEPVWSAMALHRPAEFNKSHVPAYLAGEEPKRYVSVYPFNRSYEWYLLPDEERRFMLAEHGKMAREYADVRANTVAAFALGDYEWVLAFEADEMHRIVDLMRELRAATARRHTRLEIPFYPGARKSPAELVAALP; this is translated from the coding sequence ATGGCAGACGGGCGGTCACCGGGTAAGCGGGCCAAGGATCTCAACGAGACGATCAGCTACACGATGTGGTCGGTGTTCAAGGTCACCGACCGGCTGGCGGCGGACGGTCGAGACGGCGTCGCCCGGGATCTGGACACCCTGCTCGAGCAGCTCGAAGAGAAGGGGGTCGTCACCCGCGGCCTCTACGACGTGAGCGGCTTCCGTGCGGACGCCGACCTGATGCTGTGGTGGGTGGCGCCGACGTCGGACGACCTCCAGGAGGCGTGGTCGCGGTTCCGGGCGAGTGCCCTCGGCAGGTCGTGCGAGCCGGTCTGGTCGGCGATGGCGTTGCACCGCCCGGCCGAGTTCAACAAGAGCCACGTGCCGGCGTACCTCGCCGGTGAGGAGCCCAAGCGCTACGTCAGCGTGTATCCGTTCAACCGGTCCTACGAGTGGTACCTGCTGCCCGACGAGGAGCGGCGCTTCATGCTCGCCGAGCACGGGAAGATGGCCCGGGAGTACGCCGACGTACGCGCCAACACGGTCGCGGCCTTCGCGCTCGGTGACTACGAGTGGGTGCTGGCCTTCGAAGCCGACGAGATGCACCGCATCGTCGACCTGATGCGCGAGCTTCGTGCGGCCACCGCACGGCGGCACACCCGCCTGGAGATCCCGTTCTACCCGGGCGCCCGCAAGTCGCCGGCCGAGCTGGTCGCCGCCCTCCCCTGA
- a CDS encoding PQQ-binding-like beta-propeller repeat protein, translated as MRRTGLLLAVAPLALVIACSTGTGTGTANHDTATLGAPAHYSNWPNFHNTASKSGVANGPVTLPLHTAWHRKLDGAVWSEPVIGDDVLIAATERNSVYGLNPQTGKILWHQKLALAEPGSSQPCGDIDPIGITGSPAFDPATGSVFVVDTSPSGHHTVWSLSAKTGKRNWHRNGDVDRHRDMNAEQQRAALVVIDHRVIVTYGAHAGDCGNYVGLAVSIPTNGRGPTPHYAVPNARGAGMWGPAGPVEAYDGNVLTPTANGSNRTGGTWDHSDGVIELDPTTMHYVRGWAPTNWEQGDADDLSLGSTSPVRVAGDYVVGGKRGEVWLLAPDLGGVGGQLDTLGGDNYCNAFGGIAARGDTAIIPCKNFSKPHSLLAVTVSNGKLHQKWDTSGLYGAPVIAGQRVFVADLDSGSLKVLSLQTGHVIASIPVGPLATFPSEVVDGNHVFVPTLSGITALRGS; from the coding sequence ATGCGACGTACCGGCTTGCTGCTCGCGGTGGCCCCACTCGCCCTGGTGATCGCGTGTTCCACCGGCACCGGCACCGGCACCGCCAACCACGACACCGCGACCCTCGGCGCGCCCGCGCACTACTCGAACTGGCCGAACTTCCACAACACCGCCAGCAAGAGCGGCGTGGCGAACGGGCCGGTGACGCTGCCGCTGCACACCGCCTGGCACCGCAAGCTCGACGGCGCGGTGTGGAGCGAGCCGGTGATCGGCGACGACGTGCTGATCGCCGCAACCGAGCGCAACTCCGTCTACGGGCTCAACCCGCAGACCGGCAAGATCCTCTGGCACCAGAAGCTGGCACTCGCCGAACCCGGCTCGTCACAGCCGTGCGGGGACATCGACCCGATCGGCATCACCGGAAGCCCGGCGTTCGATCCGGCGACCGGGTCGGTGTTCGTCGTCGACACCTCTCCCAGCGGCCACCACACCGTCTGGTCGCTGTCCGCCAAGACCGGCAAGCGCAACTGGCACCGCAACGGCGACGTCGACCGCCACCGCGACATGAACGCCGAGCAGCAGCGGGCGGCGCTGGTCGTCATCGACCATCGGGTGATCGTCACCTACGGGGCGCACGCCGGCGACTGCGGCAACTACGTCGGGCTGGCCGTCTCGATCCCGACGAACGGCAGGGGCCCGACGCCGCACTACGCCGTACCCAACGCGCGCGGCGCCGGGATGTGGGGACCGGCCGGGCCGGTCGAGGCGTACGACGGCAACGTGCTCACGCCCACCGCCAACGGGTCGAACCGCACCGGCGGCACCTGGGACCACAGCGACGGCGTGATCGAGCTCGACCCGACGACGATGCACTACGTCCGCGGCTGGGCACCGACCAACTGGGAGCAGGGCGACGCTGACGACTTGAGTCTCGGCTCCACCTCACCGGTCCGGGTCGCCGGTGACTACGTCGTCGGCGGCAAGCGCGGCGAGGTGTGGCTGCTCGCGCCGGACCTCGGCGGCGTCGGCGGCCAGCTCGACACCCTCGGCGGCGACAACTACTGCAACGCCTTCGGCGGCATCGCCGCGCGCGGCGACACTGCGATCATCCCGTGCAAGAACTTCAGCAAGCCGCACAGCCTGCTCGCGGTGACGGTGAGCAACGGCAAGCTGCACCAGAAGTGGGACACGAGCGGCCTGTACGGCGCGCCGGTCATCGCCGGCCAGCGGGTGTTCGTCGCCGACCTCGACAGCGGATCACTGAAAGTGCTGTCGCTGCAGACCGGTCACGTCATCGCGTCGATCCCGGTCGGCCCCCTCGCGACCTTCCCCTCCGAGGTCGTCGACGGCAACCACGTGTTCGTCCCGACGTTGTCCGGGATCACCGCCCTGCGCGGCTCCTGA
- the hemG gene encoding protoporphyrinogen oxidase produces the protein MTATTVAVIGGGIAGLAAADAIASTGVGVTLLEGSRQIGGKLRTCEVGGVAVDEGAEAFLVRRPEAADLVASLGLDAGLVSPQTMRAAVWARGELRPMPARTVMGLPSDVAALRGVLSAAEVARARADAWLPGEPPGEDIAVGLWARRRFGSAVVDRLLDPMLGGVYAGRADELSLAATLPQVPRTERSALRAVRRAIVAGPPSDQPVFATLRDGLGTLPGALAASLARHGGEIAVGSPVRGLSRTTDGWRVVHGATNAEQALDVAAVVVATPASPAGRLLAADVPAAARELAAIDAASLAIVTTAWRAADGGRADISGYLVPAIAGRPVKAVTLSSAKWPHLSGREVVVARCSFGRHGDAAVLQRDDDDLVADAVAELTAYAGFAGQPIDAKVSRWGGALPQYAVGHLDRVARIRTAVAEQPGLAVCGATYQGVGVPACVASARSAAEQVSGYLRSRAGR, from the coding sequence GTGACCGCAACGACCGTTGCCGTCATCGGCGGCGGGATCGCCGGGCTCGCGGCGGCGGACGCGATCGCGAGCACCGGCGTCGGCGTCACGCTGCTCGAGGGCAGCCGTCAGATCGGCGGGAAGCTGCGCACCTGCGAGGTCGGCGGCGTCGCGGTCGACGAGGGCGCGGAAGCCTTCCTGGTACGCCGTCCGGAGGCGGCCGACCTCGTCGCCTCGCTCGGGCTCGACGCCGGGCTGGTGTCGCCGCAGACGATGCGGGCCGCGGTCTGGGCCCGCGGCGAGCTGCGCCCCATGCCGGCACGGACCGTGATGGGCCTGCCCAGCGACGTCGCCGCGTTGCGCGGCGTGCTGTCCGCCGCTGAGGTCGCGCGGGCGCGCGCCGACGCGTGGTTGCCCGGCGAGCCACCCGGCGAGGACATCGCCGTCGGGTTGTGGGCCCGCCGGCGGTTCGGTTCGGCGGTCGTCGATCGCCTGCTCGACCCGATGCTCGGCGGCGTCTACGCCGGGCGCGCCGACGAGCTGTCGCTCGCGGCGACGCTGCCGCAGGTGCCGCGTACCGAGCGATCCGCGTTGCGCGCGGTACGGCGGGCGATCGTCGCCGGGCCGCCGTCGGATCAGCCGGTGTTCGCCACGTTGCGCGACGGGCTCGGCACCTTGCCGGGGGCGCTAGCCGCTTCACTGGCCCGCCACGGCGGCGAGATCGCGGTCGGCTCGCCGGTTCGTGGCCTGAGCCGCACCACGGACGGCTGGCGCGTCGTGCACGGGGCGACGAACGCCGAGCAGGCACTCGACGTCGCCGCGGTGGTGGTCGCGACACCCGCCAGCCCCGCCGGCAGGCTGCTGGCCGCCGACGTTCCCGCGGCGGCCCGTGAGCTGGCCGCGATCGATGCCGCCAGCCTGGCGATCGTGACGACCGCGTGGCGCGCCGCGGACGGCGGGCGCGCCGACATCAGCGGGTATCTCGTTCCTGCCATCGCGGGCAGGCCCGTCAAGGCGGTCACCTTGTCCTCCGCGAAGTGGCCGCATCTGTCCGGCAGGGAGGTCGTCGTCGCGCGATGCTCGTTCGGGCGGCACGGCGACGCCGCGGTCCTGCAACGCGACGACGACGACCTCGTCGCGGACGCAGTGGCGGAGCTCACCGCATACGCCGGCTTCGCGGGCCAGCCGATCGATGCCAAGGTCAGCCGGTGGGGCGGCGCGTTGCCGCAGTATGCCGTCGGGCACCTGGACCGGGTCGCGCGGATCCGGACGGCGGTCGCGGAGCAGCCCGGCCTGGCGGTGTGCGGGGCGACCTATCAAGGCGTGGGAGTGCCGGCATGCGTCGCCTCCGCGCGGTCCGCCGCCGAGCAGGTGAGCGGCTACCTCAGGAGCCGCGCAGGGCGGTGA
- the hemE gene encoding uroporphyrinogen decarboxylase, producing the protein MPGVADSAFLAACRGLPAPHTPVWFMRQAGRSLPEYRKVREGVGMLESCLRPDLVVEITMQPVRRYGVDAAILYSDIVLPLKAAGYDLDIVAGVGPVVANPVRDPAAVAALPRLEPDDVAPVAQAVEGLVGELGATPLIGFAGAPFTLASYLVEGGPSRDHARTKALMYGDEDLWHALAGRLADVAATFLRVQVDAGASAVQLFDSWAGSLSAADYERYVLPHSRRVLESVEGVPRIHFGVDTGELLGLMAAAGADVVGVDWRVPLDQAATRVGSGVVLQGNLDPAAVFAPWEATAQRVREVLRAARHAAGHVFNLGHGVLPDTDPDALARVVDLVHHETAGS; encoded by the coding sequence ATGCCCGGGGTCGCTGACAGCGCGTTTCTTGCGGCCTGTCGCGGACTGCCGGCGCCGCACACGCCGGTCTGGTTCATGCGCCAGGCCGGCCGCAGCCTGCCCGAGTACCGCAAGGTGCGAGAAGGCGTCGGGATGCTCGAGTCCTGCCTGCGCCCGGACCTCGTCGTCGAGATCACGATGCAGCCGGTCCGGCGCTACGGGGTGGACGCCGCGATCCTCTACAGCGACATCGTGCTGCCGCTCAAGGCGGCCGGCTACGACCTCGACATCGTCGCGGGAGTGGGCCCGGTCGTCGCGAACCCGGTCCGCGACCCGGCCGCGGTCGCCGCGCTGCCACGCCTGGAGCCCGACGACGTCGCGCCGGTCGCCCAGGCGGTCGAGGGCCTGGTCGGTGAGCTGGGCGCGACGCCGCTGATCGGCTTCGCCGGAGCGCCCTTCACCCTCGCCTCCTACCTGGTCGAAGGCGGCCCGAGCCGCGACCACGCCCGCACCAAGGCGTTGATGTACGGCGACGAGGACCTCTGGCACGCGCTGGCCGGCCGGCTCGCCGACGTCGCCGCGACCTTCCTGCGGGTCCAGGTGGACGCCGGCGCGAGCGCGGTGCAGCTGTTCGACTCGTGGGCGGGTTCGCTGTCGGCGGCCGACTACGAGCGCTACGTCCTCCCGCACAGCCGCCGGGTGCTCGAGTCGGTCGAAGGTGTGCCGCGGATCCATTTCGGTGTCGACACCGGCGAGCTGCTCGGACTCATGGCGGCCGCGGGCGCCGACGTGGTCGGTGTCGACTGGCGGGTGCCGCTCGACCAGGCGGCCACCCGAGTCGGGTCCGGAGTCGTGCTGCAGGGAAACCTCGACCCGGCGGCGGTGTTCGCGCCGTGGGAGGCGACCGCCCAGCGGGTGCGTGAGGTGTTGCGCGCCGCCCGCCACGCGGCCGGACACGTCTTCAACCTCGGGCACGGCGTACTTCCCGACACCGATCCGGATGCGCTGGCGCGGGTCGTCGACCTCGTCCATCACGAGACCGCCGGCTCGTGA
- a CDS encoding DMT family transporter, translating into MGILLALVSSALWGTSDFCGGTLTRRRPAVTVAAVSELIGLAGVLVAALATGAVTSAHGYAGWGLLGAVAGTAGIVAFYEALATGTMGIVAPIAATGVVVPVVVGLAQGDRPSVWQIAGIVVAIVGVIFASGPELHRGGERRGAARPLWLAGFAAVGFGVVFVAIGRGAEHSTLMTLVVMRGAAVAFMIVIARVTSTSLRVELADAPMLFVVGVFDVGANATFAYATRHGLLSVVSVLSSLYPAMTVLLARAVHAERLAKVQLFGVVGALAGVVLIAS; encoded by the coding sequence GTGGGGATCCTGCTCGCGCTCGTGTCGAGCGCGCTGTGGGGTACCTCCGATTTCTGCGGCGGCACCCTCACCCGACGTCGCCCGGCGGTGACTGTTGCGGCGGTCAGCGAGCTCATCGGACTCGCCGGCGTGCTGGTCGCCGCCCTCGCCACCGGAGCGGTCACCAGCGCCCACGGGTACGCCGGCTGGGGGCTGCTCGGGGCGGTGGCCGGAACCGCCGGGATCGTGGCGTTCTACGAGGCGCTGGCGACCGGGACCATGGGCATCGTGGCGCCGATCGCGGCCACCGGGGTCGTCGTACCGGTGGTCGTCGGCCTCGCCCAAGGTGACCGCCCGTCGGTCTGGCAGATCGCCGGGATCGTCGTGGCGATCGTCGGCGTGATCTTCGCCAGCGGCCCGGAGCTGCATCGTGGCGGCGAGCGCCGTGGGGCGGCGCGGCCGCTGTGGCTCGCGGGCTTCGCTGCGGTCGGTTTCGGCGTGGTCTTCGTCGCCATCGGGCGGGGCGCCGAGCACAGCACGCTGATGACGCTCGTCGTGATGCGCGGCGCGGCGGTCGCGTTCATGATCGTCATCGCCCGTGTGACGTCGACGTCATTGCGGGTCGAGCTCGCCGACGCCCCGATGCTGTTCGTGGTCGGCGTGTTCGACGTCGGCGCGAACGCGACGTTCGCCTACGCCACGCGTCACGGCCTGCTCTCGGTGGTGTCCGTGCTGTCGTCGCTGTACCCGGCGATGACCGTGCTCCTCGCTCGGGCGGTTCACGCCGAACGGCTGGCCAAGGTGCAGCTGTTCGGCGTCGTGGGAGCGCTGGCCGGAGTGGTGCTCATCGCGTCGTGA
- a CDS encoding DUF3000 domain-containing protein, protein MSVDLSASADLPPAFREALAGLSAVELRPELVVHELPAPPRLAPHAIALHASVMSGDDELAEGRLVLLHDPDGQEVWAGDTRCVAYVQAGVEADIANDPMLLEVGWSWLMEALESAGADYAAESGTVTRTTSERFGAISEHPVDCDVELRASWSPRGDLGPHLVAFGEVLCVAAGLPPMPPGVVALPRRRTPKRARR, encoded by the coding sequence GTGTCGGTGGACCTGTCGGCATCGGCCGACCTGCCGCCTGCCTTTCGCGAGGCGCTGGCCGGCCTGTCGGCCGTGGAGCTCCGGCCCGAGCTCGTCGTCCACGAGCTTCCGGCACCTCCCCGGCTGGCGCCGCACGCCATCGCGCTGCACGCATCGGTGATGTCCGGCGACGACGAGCTCGCCGAAGGCCGACTGGTCCTGCTGCACGACCCCGACGGTCAGGAGGTGTGGGCCGGCGACACTCGCTGCGTCGCCTACGTCCAGGCCGGGGTCGAGGCGGACATCGCCAACGACCCGATGCTGCTCGAGGTCGGCTGGTCCTGGCTCATGGAGGCACTCGAGTCAGCCGGAGCCGACTACGCGGCAGAAAGCGGCACCGTGACCCGCACCACGTCGGAGCGCTTCGGCGCGATCAGCGAGCACCCGGTCGACTGCGACGTCGAGCTGCGAGCGTCCTGGTCGCCGCGCGGCGACCTCGGGCCGCACCTCGTCGCGTTCGGCGAGGTGCTGTGTGTCGCGGCAGGGTTGCCGCCGATGCCGCCGGGCGTCGTGGCGCTACCGCGGCGCCGTACGCCGAAGCGAGCCCGCCGCTAG